The Lates calcarifer isolate ASB-BC8 linkage group LG11, TLL_Latcal_v3, whole genome shotgun sequence genomic sequence CTTCATTCTGGAAGACACTTGAGATTTTACCTTTCTAGTTATGCAGGTATGCTGTAACTACGTGTTTGTACATTAAACTTtcttgtgtaaatgtgtttaagGTCTTTATACATACAGAGGTGGAGTTGTTTAACTTTTATTACCCTATTCTCAAATTTCTCATGAATGCAGTTACTCATCATGTTCTACGTGAATCTGAGTATGACATACTCATTTTTCAGAAAGTGCCAAAAGTAGTAGAAGTAGAAAATTATTAGATATCACATCATCAGTCTTGAGAATCTATTTCAACACCATCTGCACATCCAGTGTGTGGCCCCCGAACCCAAGCTTGAGAAACTGACAAAGTATGTGCGATGACGTGTTAAGGCATTGTTTTCTAGCTCTGGCTCAACTGTTCCTGTACCTCTCAAGAGATTTCACTAAACTTGGAAGTATTTGTTGAGGATCTTGGGTCACTGCATCCTCCCTGTCCATTGGGTAATCAGAATTCCTGCTGGCCAGAGATTGCCAGTGTCCACATACAGtcctgtgtttatgtttgcatCACTCATTCTGGACTGATCATCTTCATACATATTTCATGCTCATTCACAGTAACTGAGAAGCAAACACTTGATGTCACTGCATcatgtcatgtttgtgtattAAGGGGTTGAGAaggaaaatgtacaaataaattCTCACCCAAAGCCAGTGTCTTGTTCCATAAATATCAATATTTCATGACTTACTTGATTGAACTCCGTTtgatatgacatttttcttccttcGTCCCAATATAGGAGCAGATGGTGACGTGGATGCTGCAGCCCACCACATCACTGCCATGTTTTCATCATGTAACAGCAGTCCTGACAAGCCCGTGTACCACCACTTCACCACGGCCACAGACACCACCAACATACAGGTGGTCCTCCACATGGTCATAGATCAGATTATCAAAGAGAACATAGCAGCTGTCCAGCTGCTGTAAAAGTCTCTTGAAGACTGTTTTTAGATTGTGTTTTTAGTTGTTTGCAGCACTGGAATTTAAATTTAATCACAGCAGTTCTGTGTATAAATGTTTTACCATTTAAGATAAGTTATTTAAGTGGCTAATAAGACAATAAGCTGCACATTCcccattttcttttaaaaacattttaaataaaatatttattgataaAAATAGCCTCAACATTTAATACAGTTGATTAAATTTAATCCCCCcttttttaatttctcaaatttgaacacatttcaaaaacatgcagacatttCCTTGATTCCAAAGGGAATCAAGGAAATGTTGCATGATAGATACAaccttggaaaaaaaacaaatcttttttccttttttccctgaTACATTTAATGCTTCTAGATGATAAATGactaaattgttttttaatcttgtAATTTCAGCGAAGGGCTTCGAGATGATTCATTTATTAATGAAAACTCCGAGCAAACATCGTACATGACACTTAGAGCTTAAAGATTTAAGACAGTTTTATCATAAAATGTGACTGAAGCTCTGAGTGGCTTCTTGGTATACATTCATGCCAAGCAGATAGAGCACAGTCTTGCTATGATTGTGTCTAATTGGCATACCACGCTCTAACTAAGATGTTGGGCAGGTGATTTCTGTTGAGTAGGTTGGCTGTGAACACTGTTTAGCACTCAGCGTAATTGGTTTGTATGATTTCTTTCATACATAGAATTTGTGGGGCTACTGATGATGAACATGACTCGCGTGTAGTTTGACATTAGTAATTCAGTAATTTCAGCAGGGGGCTGCAACATGATTCATTTAATGAAAACTCAGATCAAATATATACATTAATACTTTTACAGTTGAAAGATTTAAGACTGTTTTATCATAAAGTCAATACATAAATAGGTGAAATAGTAAATGAAAAGTAGCATATCTTCCATCTAGTGTGACACCTGTATTAAAGTTAGAATAAtgtacagtttttaaatgtcacGCCTTCAGGAAGTAGGCTTCATCATCCAGCCCAGCTGTTGGCTTCACTGCTCAGTCCCCTGCACAGTCTGAGGAGtccagagagaggaagacatcTGCTTTGCACTTGAATGCACCCTTGATTTCCTGGAAGAGTTCACAGCTCTGCAGATTTGGTGTAATGTCTTTGATACAAACAGGCTGTttggaaagaaacagacaaatgatgCAGTTAAATTAGAGGGTGCTTAAAGAACCTTTAAATTCTGTACACTTGaatcagacaaacaacaaagtgtGATGGTTGGCAAATATTCCTGCAGCAAACAATAGCGTGCTTATATGTACATCATATCACCAGTTATTTATCTCCTGTCAGTTCACGACAGCATTGTCATGACTAAGCACATTTACTCGGGTACTACTTATAGGTCAAATACTACACTTTGTACTTGGCTACATTTGTGACCGTTGTACTTGCTAGAAACTTTGCAGACTAAGATTTCACAAAACAGTAGGATCCATTATTACAGATAAAATAGCCCAAAACTGTATAAAGTAGATAAAATTGGCTTGACCACCACCAACTCCATTAAAATGCTTCACTTATACGTATCAGTAATAGAACATGAGTATAATACAtaacaatagaatttgacaaTGGCCATTCTGCTGCAAAGTGAGTATACACAATACACTTTCATGCAAACTTTAAGTGCGAGACCTTTGCTGGTAATGAAGTAGATTTTATATCGTTGTGCCTACGTAATAAGAGTCCAAAGACCAAATGTTGTCGCTGCAAATCCCGTTTTTCTTTAGACTTTCTTGTAGTGTAGTTTCAGTGGTGCTGACCGAACAGCTCCTCCCTGACTGAAGTGACCATGAGTACAGGAGAAAAGAATCTTTGCTTTTAGAATAATATTTATACattgatttaaaacaaacataaaaagtaATGGCTCTGTTGTGCTATAAAGATGGTTTTTGCTATAGGAATGTAACGAGAAGTAAAGAGCACTACAACAACCAGACTCACTATTAACAACCGGACTCACTATTAACTACAAAcaagcaagcaagcaagcaaacaaacaaaaaaccttgaAGATCTTGTCCCTAAAGTATTTTCACTTATTTCCtgcctgtgttgttgtgttatgGTCAAAATAACCAATAACTGATGTTTTGCCATTTTACAGATTTACACTTTTGCGCCCGTGCGCCATGCGTAATGCGTAATGGCAAGCCTTTCCAACCCATAATACGCTGATAAAAATCGATGACCACTGACCATCGTCTTCAGGATGAAACTGTGCGGagtaaaatcagaaaacacGCTGTTGGTCGCGGGCTCTCCGCTTTCCGAAGGGTCCAGTTCCGCTCTCCTGACGTACGGCGACCTCCGGATACCGGACAGCAAGCCGGACGCCCTGCCCACCGAGTAGTAGCTTGGTCCGGCCACCTGCTTGTACCATGCCTCCGCCGGGCTGCAAGCGACCAGCGCGAAAATCACCACGATGGGGAAGATGAGTTTAGCGGGCATCTCCATGTTGACCACTGAGGCTTGGTGCTGGGCGACTGGTCCTCCTCGTTTTCACCACTCACTGCTTACATCTTCGTTTTTAGAGTCTACTTATAGGGACCCCGTGATCGCGCTCGCAATTTCGTCAACGAAAACTGCCCCGGAGTGGGCGATTCACATCCACTACAGAGAAATCCTCCACATAGGTTAGAGCTTCTGGGGAACATTGAAATATTGGTTTGAGATAAAATTGTTATCCTGTTAGAAAATCTCGCTTTTAAAAAGATAATCTACAGCATTTCAGTGTCTCGTTGCCTAAACAATGTGAAAAGTTTTATCATCGCCTATCAAAAGAGAGAATGCAAATAAATTAGactaaaacatacaaaatgCTCAAGCACTTATTCAGCAGTAGTAACACTTGGTCAGTACACGGTGTCACTGTGTTGACGAAAAACCCTATAGAGGTCTGAAGTGTTAACTTTTCCTCCACATTTGAAAGTACTTTGACCACAACAAAGTAACATCAGACTGTCAGACTTGCACAGGGCATGGGGGTTTTCTCTACAGAGGGGCTGGTTTCATACATCGTACATTCAGATATAGGGAGCTGAAGCGATGCACTGagcctgtggtgtgtgtgaccTGATTTCATAGGCTGAGAACTTGAGTGTTTTAGGGCAACCAAAGAccttatttttttcattacaggAAGCTGAGTTTACAGAATGTAGataagaagagaagaaaggacacatttattcagtattttgaGTTGATAAACAGTGTGTCCTGCAGAGCTTCTTACAAGACTGAAAAAACTGTTTGTAACTGGAAAGAGTTTTAGCATGAGCCTTGAACAAAGAAACCTGACCTGGACAGTGATACTGCTGTTTCTGGCTGGTAAGTACAACTCTCATGTCGCATTCAGTGTcatgttaaaatgattttttttttaaaaatctttcaggATATGAATGAGTCCATCTCTTTCAGATGCTCTCTGCAATACCTGGAGGGTGGAGTACCAACAGCAGCACATCTGTGCAGTGAAGGGCTCATCTGTTGTCATGCCATGCTCATTTTATCACCCTGACAACGTGAGGGTCAAGAACATTGTGTGGGGTCACGTTAAGTCTAAGCCCCTCAAGGGTTGTTGGATTTCTTCCAGCAATTGGAGAAAAGGCACCACAAGATTTCGGTATATTGGTGACAAACATCACAACTGCTCCTTGAAGATACACCAAGTCAAGTCTAATGATTCAGGAAACTACATCATCAgatttaatgacaaaataagcAGACAGCCTGGTAATGGTCTATCATTAAAGGTGGTTggtaagttgtttttttttctttttttggtaaTATAAActtgacattattattattattattattataaacttCAAAATTTATGCTGCTCTTCCTTTTTGCTCCTCTAGATTTGAAAGTTTTTGTGACAAAACCTCACAGAAATGGAACAATAAAGGAAGGCGACTCAGTGAATCTGACCTGCATGAACAGCTGTGACAGTGGCAACTTCTCATCTGCTTTCACCTGGTTTAAGGATAGAGAACCCATACATAAAGGACCTATGCTTAATTTAAGCAACATTTCCTTCACAAACTCTGGAAACTACACTTGTTCCCTAACAAGACACAAAAGAACGACTTCAGGAGTCATAAATATCAATGTTGAATGTGAGTACTGGACACAGGATCACATATGCAGAAGTCAACAGTCCTGCCTCTACAGGGCTTTGTTTTCCTCAtcacagttaaacacacacacaacttaatTTCCATTTCAAGTAATTAAAGCAGAACTGCAGTAAAGTAAAAGCTCAGCATCACATTTTTCCAAATGTTCTACTGATAACTTTAGTGAAATtagacattttgactttgactGAACATTACTAACATGGTTcttcatgtgtttatttgtaatCATGTGTATTTAAAGTGTGTACAAAGAAAAATTATATTCTTTTAAACTACTAATGTGAAAATTGGGGCGTATCATTTTGAATACTTTTATTCACTTATTATGTGGTTAAAGAAGTTCAATGCCCAAATATTTTGAGATATTAGGGGAGAGGgtgttttagtttctttttaagtcaagaaaaatattaacatgaGCAAGGCTTTgcttgttttatattttgtatctCTTACATCATTCTAAGATTAATAACTAAGTTTTCTTTCAGATGGCCCTAAGAACACATCAGTGTCTGTGAGACAGGTAGACACCGGCATCAGTATCACGCTGATCTGCAGCAGCCATGCGAACCCCTCAGTGGAGAATTATACCTGGTTTAAAGTAGTTGCAGATGATGTTGTGGATGTTGGACACCAGCCTGTGTTCCTGTGTGGTGAAAGTGGACACTATTTATGCAGTGTCGCCAACAAACATGGAAGTCAAAACTCCTCTGTGGTGACTTTAAAGATTCAGTGTAAGTAGATTGTTTAGTGATTTATTAAATCATGATTGAAAAAGTTGGTATTATAGTTTGCATTTTACAAGGATCATGAAGGttgatttgttttctctggCTTTACTCCATTGGATCCCACAAGGTCCACTGTAGAATATGTACAAATAATGCCAATAACTGTAAAATCAGCCATTTTCTCTTGCATATGTAGGGAAGGGAACAAAATATAGAAAGGACCATAAAGCACTGTCACATATCCAAAAACATTAAGATTGGAAAGATTGATAGTAACTTTTGAAAGTCTAAACTATTACAGTCATTCATAAAAAGCTAACAGACTGCCTTTGTTTCACAGCATGTTGGGCAGCATCCACCAGAGACATTCTTTTCATTGctattgttgctgctgttgccatgcTTCTGATTGTGATCACTGTTATTGCCATCAGAAGGTAAGTTGTATTTAAGTTAAGTCTGCTCAATGCtcaatgaaatgtaaaaaaaaggaataaaggcACACTCATTAGGGTTGAGTGGGAGCGTTCTGATTGGCTAGGTACATATAGTGCACATTACTTTGcatcacacaaatacaaatgattaaGCCTCTACATTTCCCTGATACGGTGATGCATGTGTGAAGCAGGATCAGCATCGCACAAATATATACAGGCATGCACGCCAAAGGAAGTGAGTAATAAGTACCACCCATTGCCTCTAGAGTAGCTCAAGTCCCTGTTGTAGCCTGGTGAGGTCATACAAATCCTATTATCAAAAGGCACTGAGAAACTGAACTGTTAGTCATTGCTCAGGGTCTGCTGATGGACATGACTTTTACTTCTGTCTCAAATGGCAATGATCATGTGAtaattctgtctctctgttgcaGAGACAGCAAGAGGAGGACATGGGCAccaaacacagactgtgagGAGGAATCTCAGGTGGCACTATTATTGTTGgcgtattttttttttttcatggcatACGTTATATACTGTACACCGTGACAAATAGCATTGTCAATTGCACAGAGGTTGTCTGCAACCGAGTTTAGCAGGTTAAAGGTGAATCAAACCCACCTCCTAAGTCTCTGCTAAATGCCATGCACCAAAAGAGGCGTCAGATTATAGAGCACAGAGATTGTTTTTAATACGTGGGTGTGGACGTAAAGATGGTGCAGAAGCCAGTTACACAAAATGCAAAGACAGATTTTAATATAAGAGGAAGACATTGTTGTTCACCGGTTAATCTTGTGTTATTGCTTAATGACTGTCTTCAGAATACAGACTACATCAACTGGCTTATCTGTGACAGCGACCAATCACAAGAGGACAATCAGTGTGAGGCAGGCGCGACAGAACTCGTCTATGCATCGGTTTGCTTCCACAATAAAAGACAGTCAAACATGTaagatattttgacatttgttattgatttttaaaatacaattcaTGTTGCACTGGAGGCACATGTACTGATTGACTGTAACAAAAGCAGGGAGCAGCAGATGGACTCCTGTAATGATGAGGTGATTTACAGCACAGTGTGCAGGTAACGTTCAACAAGCTCCTGCAGATTTAATCAGGAATCATTTGATTAAGACATattaaaagcaaatattttctctttctttttcaggaACCAACTGTTGAACCCTTCACATCCTGAATCTCcttaatttaacaaaaaaaaaaaaaaaaaaacagattcaatTTTGCAGTAATAGCTGTACAGACACAATTTCTCAGGATGTTTTGTTTATGATTGTTTGTTTccttacatttttcaaaatctgTAAAATGTACTCCACATGCATTGTAGTAAAGATGATAATCCAGTCAGtaggaaaacatgaaaaatatcaaaagtaacACACAGGGACTCATCTCCCCCTAAACACTAATAGACTGctgttgacatgtttttcttAAGAGCAGCATTGAGGGCACAAAGcaacaactgaaacaactgTATGAAACACActaaataaagtataaaattTAATTCTGAATATACATCATCTCTTAACTGttgcaatgattttttttctggctgtgtgtttatgagaaTTCATAAAACTTCTTCACTGTGGTGGATGGCTGATTCATTACAAAAGAACAACTGTGAATCTGAGACCCTACCGACATATTTTCCCATGATGGCCCTTCTTATCTCTGCTTCCCTCAGCGTTACAAACAGGTGACGTCTGCTGGCAACTGAAAATAATGTCATTTGATCAAACATCTCAAGGTTTCATTAAAGATTTGTGTGCAGGTTAATGTATTTCCTTCCTACTCCTCATCCTTCTGGgttaatgatgtgtgtgtgtatatatatatatatatatatatatatatatatatatatatatatatatagacatcCATTGTTGTAAGTCAGTCGAAAGAAGCTTCTTGGATACctatttgtttgattttcaaGCTTGCAATCTTCAGACAGTGTCAACACTTTGCTCAACTTGTCAGATTTTGTGCAGCTCTTTCTGAAaccacaaaaggctttatacaGCTTTTTAGTATGTGTCTCTACGTCCTGTAAatagactttgatgtgtaaaatcagtggagttcccctttaatagctgactttgttttactgttttaaagaTATATACATTTTGCATTTAAGCTCCAAGCtaccaaaagtaaaaatacaaatggaATATTTGATCATTACAGTGTTGCAGTGACTTTGCAGACTATACTCTGCCcacaagaaaacaacatcatTGTCGCGTGGCGTATTTCTTCTAAGCAGGGCCTGGTTTCCTATGtacacaaattatttttaagCGGTGCACTGAGTTTGTGGTTTATGTGACCTGATTTCAAGGCAATCCAAAACTTTACATTACAAAGAGCCGCGCTTAgtaaaggaagaggagaaaagacagtACCAACAAGTCTGTATTTTTTTGAGTAGAAAACAAATATAGGTGGCAGAGCTTTTTGCAAGCACCATGAGAGTTTCATGATTACCTGACAGTAACTGGAAAGAGTTTCAGCATGTGcgctgaaaacaaaaacctgaccTGGACGctactgctgtttctgtctggtAAGTACAACACTTAAATCTCATTTAAGGTAacattgaaataaataaaatgagcattaatacatttgtttcAGGTGTTCTCTGCGAAAATTGGAAAGTGGAATATCAACCTCAACATATCTGTACAGTGAAAGGCTTGTATGTTGTCATTGGATGTTCATTTTACTATCCTGAAGGACAGAGagttcaaactgtcaaatgGGGTCATGAAAGAAATCATATTTATGATGGTCCTTTCATATATGATAGCGAGTCAGTGAATACCTCCTCAAGATTTCAGTATATTGGAGACAAAGTTCACAATTgttctttaaaaatacatcaagtACAGCATCATGATGCAGGAAAATATGCATTCAGATTCATAACTCAATCAACAAATGGCCAATGGACTGGTAAGGAAGGCCCAAAATTACAGATTGTTGGTaagttttctcttctttttcataaacaaaacagatttgtgaATTCTCTCTAGTACTTCAGTCCGAAAAGTTTGAAACTCATTCAGTGCTTTCCTCTTCTAGATCTGAGGGCTGTGGTGACAAAAACGAATGACAACAGAACAATGATGGAAGGCGACTCAGTGAATCTGACCTGCATTAACAGCTGTGATGGTGATGACCTCTCATCTGCTTTCACCTGGTTTAAGGATGGAGAACCCATAAATGAAGGACCTGTACTTTATCTGAGCAACATTTCCTTCATTAACTCTGGAAACTACACCTGTTCCCTAACAACACATGAAGGAACGACTTCAGGAGTCATAAATATCGATGTTGAATGTGAGTACTGGACACAGAATCTAGAATTACAGAATCACAGAATTCTACAGTGCACATGTCTCTGAATGAACTAATCTCTTGTATGAGTGAAGTATTAAGTATCTTAAT encodes the following:
- the LOC108902667 gene encoding neuropeptide B; the encoded protein is MEMPAKLIFPIVVIFALVACSPAEAWYKQVAGPSYYSVGRASGLLSGIRRSPYVRRAELDPSESGEPATNSVFSDFTPHSFILKTMPVCIKDITPNLQSCELFQEIKGAFKCKADVFLSLDSSDCAGD
- the LOC108902664 gene encoding B-cell receptor CD22 isoform X1, with product MSLEQRNLTWTVILLFLADALCNTWRVEYQQQHICAVKGSSVVMPCSFYHPDNVRVKNIVWGHVKSKPLKGCWISSSNWRKGTTRFRYIGDKHHNCSLKIHQVKSNDSGNYIIRFNDKISRQPGNGLSLKVVDLKVFVTKPHRNGTIKEGDSVNLTCMNSCDSGNFSSAFTWFKDREPIHKGPMLNLSNISFTNSGNYTCSLTRHKRTTSGVININVEYGPKNTSVSVRQVDTGISITLICSSHANPSVENYTWFKVVADDVVDVGHQPVFLCGESGHYLCSVANKHGSQNSSVVTLKIQSCWAASTRDILFIAIVAAVAMLLIVITVIAIRRDSKRRTWAPNTDCEEESQNTDYINWLICDSDQSQEDNQCEAGATELVYASVCFHNKRQSNIREQQMDSCNDEVIYSTVCRNQLLNPSHPESP
- the LOC108902664 gene encoding B-cell receptor CD22 isoform X2, which translates into the protein MSLEQRNLTWTVILLFLADALCNTWRVEYQQQHICAVKGSSVVMPCSFYHPDNVRVKNIVWGHVKSKPLKGCWISSSNWRKGTTRFRYIGDKHHNCSLKIHQVKSNDSGNYIIRFNDKISRQPGNGLSLKVVDLKVFVTKPHRNGTIKEGDSVNLTCMNSCDSGNFSSAFTWFKDREPIHKGPMLNLSNISFTNSGNYTCSLTRHKRTTSGVININVEYGPKNTSVSVRQVDTGISITLICSSHANPSVENYTWFKVVADDVVDVGHQPVFLCGESGHYLCSVANKHGSQNSSVVTLKIQSCWAASTRDILFIAIVAAVAMLLIVITVIAIRRDSKRRTWAPNTDCEEESQNTDYINWLICDSDQSQEDNQCEAGATELVYASVCFHNKRQSNMEQQMDSCNDEVIYSTVCRNQLLNPSHPESP
- the LOC108902668 gene encoding B-cell receptor CD22 isoform X1, whose protein sequence is MCAENKNLTWTLLLFLSGVLCENWKVEYQPQHICTVKGLYVVIGCSFYYPEGQRVQTVKWGHERNHIYDGPFIYDSESVNTSSRFQYIGDKVHNCSLKIHQVQHHDAGKYAFRFITQSTNGQWTGKEGPKLQIVDLRAVVTKTNDNRTMMEGDSVNLTCINSCDGDDLSSAFTWFKDGEPINEGPVLYLSNISFINSGNYTCSLTTHEGTTSGVINIDVEYGPKDTSVSPLMEVDTGSNISLTCSSHANPPVEEYTWFKMYDDEIRTIGDEPELHLWEVSSDDDGQYFCSATNKHGSQNSSTETLKVNENLPDSTVTGDVFTIATAAIVTTVTLLLIVTAVIVIRGCNKKRTRAPETVCEENIQNAVYVNWPVFDNSQSHEGNLCEGATMEVIYTAVDFNAKRESNMQQQMDSHNDDEGVIYSTVCRDQILNPSYIEHL